From Pyrenophora tritici-repentis strain M4 chromosome 1, whole genome shotgun sequence, the proteins below share one genomic window:
- a CDS encoding membrane protein — MKAIIAVPATAALVYRAYSRKSLTPVGILTSIATAIAHAVHPWSVFFALLAVFFLSGSTVTKVKHEIKAKLTQSAIGASGGEGTRNHVQVLANSGIASVLILLHLWQLRKEGRYDDKHLCWNRGSDALVVGIVANYAAVAADTFSSELGILSKTKPRLITAPWRVVPPGTNGGVTATGLGAGLLGSFILSATSTLLVPFCKDWTLTSKVNYTLALTIAGFCGTLLDSLLGALFQASVVDVHSGKIVEGEGGRRVLVHSSNPVHVSKTAQVRSKISSRAEGKDGIPKTSGIDTATSLKASETMMKAGASGNAVADAQHESRKIEVGSDLLDNNAVNVLMAGLVSMGAMVTACFVWDLPLSSMVGM, encoded by the exons ATGAAGGCCATAATAGCCGTCCCCGCGACCGCTGCGCTAGTATACCGGGCATATTCGCGCAAATCACTCACGCCCGTCGGTATTCTCACATCTATCGCAACAGCAATTGCACATGCGGTGCATCCTTGGAGTGTGTTCTTCGCGCTGCTTGCCGTCTTCTTTCTGTCTGGGAGCACCGTGACGAAA GTCAAACACGAAATCAAAGCAAAGCTTACGCAGTCTGCGATAGGCGCCAGCGGTGGTGAGGGGACGCGGAACCATGTTCAAGTCCTCGCGAACTCTGGTATAGCTTCGGTGCTAATACTGCTACACCTTTGGCAACTGCGAAAAGAAGGGAGATATGATGACAAACATCTATGTTGGAACAGAGGCAGCGATGCGCTGGTCGTCGGTATTGTTGC CAACTATGCTGCTGTCGCTGCAGACACCTTCTCCTCGGAACTCGGTATTCTGTCCAAGACGAAACCCCGTCTCATAACAGCTCCATGGCGCGTGGTCCCCCCGGGCACAAATGGAGGGGTAACGGCGACTGGGCTTGGTGCAGGCTTACTCGGATCATTCATACTGTCAGCCACGTCCACGCTGCTCGTACCATTTTGCAAAGATTGGACCTTGACTTCGAAGGTTAACTACACCCTCGCTCTTACAATTGCCGGCTTCTGCGGAACACTCCTGGACTCTCTTCTGGGCGCACTCTTTCAGGCCAGCGTGGTAGACGTTCACTCGGGAAAGATTGTAGAAGGCGAGGGAGGCAGGAGAGTTCTTGTACACAGCAGCAACCCAGTGCATGTCTCTAAAACAGCTCAGGTGCGCAGTAAGATTAGTAGTCGGGCAGAAGGTAAAGACGGTATTCCGAAAACAAGTGGGATAGATACAGCAACTTCACTCAAAGCTTCAGAGACGATGATGAAGGCGGGGGCAAGTGGGAATGCGGTCGCTGATGCTCAACATGAGAGCAGAAAGATCGAGGTTGGAAGTGATTTGTTGGATAATAACGCCGTCAATGTCCTCATGGCGGGCTTGGTAAGTATGGGTGCAATGGTGACGGCTTGTTTTGTGTGGGACCTGCCATTGAGCAGCATGGTTGGAATGTAG
- a CDS encoding putative proteasome maturation factor protein: protein MSLRFVPNKAHPTQTTLETSAPSAPGVHDTLRSRLAQTCTAPTATSSSTAPVVLQSAHPLEARLVQWRDTQDRLKMEMLRRQFGIAEPVRRGMELKIAEAGEWRPAALGGSSGLHRDILQGRDCEIGWEDVFTGNELRQVPDFHTEMENKMKMNW from the exons ATG TCTCTCCGCTTCGTACCCAACAAAGCGCACCCGACGCAGACGACACTCGAGACGTCAGCGCCTTCAGCCCCCGGTGTCCATGATACTCTGCGATCCCGCCTCGCTCAGACTTGCACAGCACCCACGGCCACGTCATCATCAACAGCGCCTGTGGTTCTTCAGTCGGCTCACCCGCTCGAGGCCCGCCTCGTCCAATGGCGTGACACTCAGGACCGTCTGAAGATGGAGATGCTGAGGCGGCAGTTTGGAATTGCAGAGCCGGTGCGTAGGGGTATGGAGCTCAAGATTGCTGAAGCGGGCGAATGGAGGCCAGCAGCGCTGGGTGGCAGCAGTGGTCTTCACCGAGACATTCTGCAGGGACGGGACTGCGAGATTGGTTGGGAGGACGTCTTCACCGGTAACGAGCTGAGGCAGGTGCCGGACTTCCACACTGAGATGGAGAacaagatgaagatgaaCTGGTAG